In the Prochlorococcus marinus str. MIT 9312 genome, GTTTTGTGTAACTACCAGCCATAAAGAAATTAGGTATAGATGTTTTTTGATCGGGTCTAAATTTTTCCATACCTGGAGATTCTCTATAAAGAGATTGCGGAATTTGTACTACGTTACTCCAAAGCAATTTAAGGTTTTTTGAAGATGGGAATAGACGGCGAACTTCTTTATCAATTTCTTGTGTAATTCTTTCTGTAGATCTTCCCATCCATCTATCACCCGGAGTTAAAACACATTGAAGTAGTGATCCCACATCTTTTTTTCTATAATCTGCTGGACTTGCTAGTGCTAAATCAGCGAAACAACTGAAAGAAGCATCAGCAGAATATAGAAGGTTATCGAGTCCAGTAGGCGAGTTTCCAGTATTATCTTTTTGTAATTCAGTAACCCAACCGTCGTATCTTAATTGGATTGTGGCTACTGCAACTGCTCTAAGTTTTTTTAAACCTGCAAATTCTTTAAATTGATACCATTCTTCTGGAACTATTTTTTTTATCCCAGGAACGTCACAGGCAGCAAGAAATTTATCTGCAAAAACTGTCTTAGTTCCTTCAGGAGAGGATATTTTTAACTGATTAACGGAATAAGAGGAAGAATACTTTTCATAAATAATTTCTTCTACCTTATGGTTTAAATGGATTTTAGCCCCTTTCTTTGTGATGTAATCGACAATAGGTTGTGTAAGCCACTTATGAGGCGAACCTTTTAAAAGATTAAGTTTGGAGGCTTCCGTTTTTGAAGCAAACATCATGAAGATAGTTA is a window encoding:
- the zds gene encoding 9,9'-di-cis-zeta-carotene desaturase is translated as MKIAIVGSGLAGLTAAVNLVDEGHEVEIYESRSFWGGKVGSWEDKDGNHIEMGLHVFFYNYANLFKLMKKVGALDNLLPKDHTHLFINNGGNLKSLDFRFPLGAPFNGLKAFFTTEQLTWVDKFRNALALGTSPIVRGLIDYEGAMKIIRDLDRISFKEWFLNHGGSEKSLARMWDPIAYALGFINCKDISARCMLTIFMMFASKTEASKLNLLKGSPHKWLTQPIVDYITKKGAKIHLNHKVEEIIYEKYSSSYSVNQLKISSPEGTKTVFADKFLAACDVPGIKKIVPEEWYQFKEFAGLKKLRAVAVATIQLRYDGWVTELQKDNTGNSPTGLDNLLYSADASFSCFADLALASPADYRKKDVGSLLQCVLTPGDRWMGRSTERITQEIDKEVRRLFPSSKNLKLLWSNVVQIPQSLYRESPGMEKFRPDQKTSIPNFFMAGSYTKQDYIDSMEGATMSGHLAAAAILEKKAELAKNLTVN